A single genomic interval of Maledivibacter sp. harbors:
- a CDS encoding SpoIIE family protein phosphatase: MILEKGKELYEVKSDYIFIILTLIVASLIFVFSIVCEYEIYTVFSMVNFLTWHTILEFISVVFTFIIFNNCYYSYKHTGRLRLLVISSTCFIVGCIDFLHALSYEGMPVTFAPSSIEMTVTYWIIARLVMSIGILIASIIPFSKNTKADEKLTTFMSILMVLALFYIVTYKSHTLPPLFIEGQGLTRLKVYFEYIIMFLQIIAIANFIKSYKTSSNKYLIILSSGLILMTFSEALFTLYKSSYDTFNFLGHIYKIAGFYLMYRSIYKYNIDLPYRKLKQAQERISVYADNLETIVSIRTKEFKEANDKLVKELDYAKAIQQSLLPPDVINFNNVVFYSNYLPCEKLSGDFYDIYEIDKNNIGMYILDVAGHGVPASLLTMFSINSIKSNERLIKRYRGLKPHKNLENFYREFNKLSFPEEMHIVTFFATYNRFNKVLTYCTAGMNCYPILVRKTGEYEFLDKSKGFPICQFSEFYTPKYESSKIQLNKGDRVIFYTDGLTDIHKNSTVDHGDLLKTLLENHDNDIKKLNSELLKNIKNSRKDFDDDITFFIMEVL; the protein is encoded by the coding sequence ATGATTTTAGAAAAAGGAAAAGAATTATATGAGGTTAAGAGTGATTATATATTTATTATCTTAACGCTTATTGTAGCATCATTAATATTTGTTTTTTCCATTGTCTGTGAGTATGAGATATATACTGTATTTAGCATGGTTAATTTTTTAACTTGGCATACTATTTTAGAATTTATAAGTGTAGTTTTTACATTTATTATTTTTAATAACTGTTATTATTCATATAAGCATACAGGGAGATTGAGGTTGTTAGTGATTTCATCAACTTGCTTTATAGTAGGCTGCATAGACTTTCTTCATGCATTATCCTATGAAGGAATGCCAGTTACATTTGCACCGAGTTCTATTGAGATGACAGTTACATATTGGATTATAGCAAGGTTAGTAATGTCTATAGGAATACTTATAGCTTCTATTATTCCCTTCTCAAAAAATACTAAAGCTGACGAAAAGCTAACTACATTTATGAGCATACTAATGGTATTAGCTTTGTTCTATATAGTTACTTATAAATCCCATACACTTCCTCCATTATTTATTGAAGGACAGGGATTGACAAGGTTAAAAGTATATTTTGAGTATATAATAATGTTTTTACAAATAATTGCAATAGCTAACTTTATCAAAAGCTATAAAACAAGTTCTAATAAATATCTTATAATATTATCTTCAGGGCTCATATTAATGACATTTAGCGAAGCTCTTTTTACTCTTTATAAAAGTTCATATGATACCTTTAATTTTTTAGGGCATATTTATAAGATTGCAGGATTCTATTTAATGTATCGTTCAATTTATAAATATAATATTGATCTGCCGTATAGAAAACTTAAACAAGCCCAGGAAAGAATTAGTGTATATGCAGATAATCTAGAAACAATTGTTTCTATTAGGACAAAGGAATTTAAAGAAGCAAATGATAAGCTTGTCAAAGAATTGGACTATGCTAAGGCTATACAGCAATCCCTATTGCCTCCTGATGTAATAAATTTTAATAATGTAGTATTTTACTCAAATTATTTACCATGTGAGAAGTTAAGTGGAGATTTTTATGATATATACGAGATAGATAAAAATAATATCGGAATGTACATACTTGATGTTGCTGGGCATGGGGTACCGGCATCATTGCTAACTATGTTTAGTATTAATAGCATCAAGTCAAATGAGCGATTGATAAAAAGATATAGGGGACTAAAACCCCATAAGAATCTTGAAAATTTTTATCGGGAATTTAATAAGCTCAGCTTTCCGGAGGAGATGCATATAGTAACTTTTTTTGCTACATATAATAGATTTAATAAGGTTCTTACCTATTGTACAGCAGGAATGAATTGCTATCCCATTTTAGTTAGAAAAACAGGTGAATATGAATTTTTAGACAAAAGTAAAGGATTTCCCATTTGTCAATTTAGTGAGTTCTACACACCGAAGTATGAAAGTTCAAAAATCCAATTAAATAAGGGGGATAGGGTTATATTCTATACCGATGGCTTAACGGATATACATAAGAATTCAACCGTTGACCATGGAGATCTGTTAAAAACCCTATTAGAAAATCATGATAATGATATAAAGAAATTAAATAGTGAATTATTAAAAAATATCAAAAATTCAAGAAAAGATTTTGATGATGATATCACATTCTTTATTATGGAAGTATTATAA
- a CDS encoding nucleoside kinase — MTIKDKIEITLKGGTTLEFEKGISLEEIKDKVQEEYDTSIVAAKVNNNLRELKYSLNEDAEIEFVDLSTSIGHRIYQRSLSFVFIRAAMELLTGCKVSVEHSLSKGLYCEIDYKELINEDHVKAIENRMREIIRQDEPFIKKSIPKEKAKEIFKQFGMDAKEKLLKYREKDSINIYSCGWLRNYFYGYMVPSTGYLKEFSLKFYMPGLIIQFPTKEQPDSIPEFVEQPKLAAVFHESEKWGNILNVGYVANLNETIDEDKIPELIRVAEALHEKKIAQIADKITKKNKRLVLIAGPSSSGKTTFAQRLLIQLKVNGLNPITLSTDDYFVDRELTPRDEEGNYDFESLDAVDVELFNDDLTKLIQGHEIQIPTFNFLTGRREYKGKKLKIHKDQPIIIEGIHGLNEKLTQDIPHDKKFKIYISALTQLNIDNHNRIPTTDSRLIRRIVRDSKYRGHSALTTLRIWKSVRRGEERNIFPFQEEADIMFNSALVYELAVLKKYAEPLLREIDDKESEYAEAKRLLKFLSYFKSIDDDKYILQTSIIKEFTGGSCFVE; from the coding sequence ATGACTATTAAAGATAAAATCGAAATTACTTTAAAGGGAGGGACAACCTTAGAGTTTGAAAAAGGAATTAGTTTAGAAGAGATAAAAGATAAGGTTCAAGAAGAATATGATACCTCAATAGTGGCCGCGAAGGTCAATAATAATCTAAGGGAATTAAAATATTCCTTGAACGAGGATGCTGAAATAGAGTTTGTTGATTTATCCACCTCTATTGGACATAGGATATACCAAAGAAGTTTATCCTTTGTGTTTATTAGAGCTGCAATGGAATTACTTACAGGATGTAAAGTCAGTGTAGAGCATTCATTAAGTAAAGGACTTTATTGTGAGATAGATTACAAGGAGCTTATTAATGAAGATCATGTAAAGGCTATTGAAAATAGAATGAGGGAAATTATTAGACAAGATGAGCCCTTTATTAAGAAATCTATACCTAAGGAAAAAGCTAAAGAGATATTTAAACAATTTGGAATGGATGCCAAGGAAAAATTACTTAAGTATAGAGAAAAGGATTCTATAAATATATACAGCTGTGGATGGCTTCGAAACTATTTTTATGGATACATGGTTCCTAGTACTGGATATCTTAAGGAGTTCAGCCTTAAGTTTTATATGCCTGGTTTAATAATTCAGTTTCCCACAAAGGAACAGCCTGATAGTATACCGGAATTTGTGGAACAACCTAAGCTGGCAGCGGTCTTCCATGAATCTGAAAAGTGGGGAAATATTTTAAATGTTGGTTATGTAGCTAATCTTAATGAAACAATAGATGAGGATAAAATACCTGAACTTATAAGGGTTGCAGAAGCTTTGCATGAGAAAAAAATTGCCCAAATTGCCGATAAAATAACTAAAAAGAATAAAAGATTGGTATTGATTGCTGGGCCCTCTTCATCGGGAAAAACTACCTTCGCTCAAAGATTATTAATACAGCTTAAGGTTAATGGTCTTAATCCAATCACATTATCAACAGATGATTATTTTGTGGATAGGGAATTAACTCCAAGGGATGAAGAAGGAAATTATGATTTTGAATCATTAGATGCCGTAGATGTAGAATTGTTTAACGATGATCTAACTAAGCTAATACAAGGACATGAGATCCAAATTCCTACTTTTAACTTTCTTACTGGAAGAAGGGAATATAAAGGCAAGAAATTAAAAATACATAAGGATCAGCCTATTATAATCGAAGGTATCCACGGATTAAATGAAAAATTAACACAAGATATACCCCATGATAAGAAATTTAAAATATACATAAGTGCATTAACTCAATTAAATATAGATAATCACAATAGAATACCAACAACGGATTCAAGATTAATAAGGAGAATTGTTAGGGACAGTAAGTATAGAGGACATTCTGCATTAACTACACTTAGAATATGGAAGTCAGTTAGAAGAGGCGAAGAGAGAAATATCTTTCCCTTTCAAGAAGAAGCCGATATTATGTTTAATTCTGCACTTGTATATGAATTAGCTGTACTTAAGAAATATGCTGAACCATTGCTGCGTGAAATTGATGATAAAGAATCTGAATATGCTGAAGCCAAAAGACTGTTAAAATTCTTAAGCTACTTTAAATCAATTGATGATGATAAATATATTTTACAAACTTCAATAATAAAAGAATTCACTGGGGGAAGCTGTTTTGTAGAATAA
- a CDS encoding CBS domain-containing protein: MKVRNLMTKDVRTADINTSLTEVAKSMKSLDVGSIPVCDNDNNIVGIVTDRDIVLRFVAAGSSENSKAQDIMSTHIVSVSPETDVHEAANIMAKNQIRRLPVVENGKLEGIVAIGDFATQNIHVNEAGEALSDISKPSTPIH; encoded by the coding sequence ATGAAGGTCAGAAATTTGATGACTAAAGATGTTAGAACAGCTGATATTAATACTTCTTTAACTGAGGTAGCTAAGAGTATGAAAAGTTTAGATGTGGGATCAATTCCTGTATGTGATAATGATAACAATATAGTAGGAATAGTTACAGATAGAGACATAGTTCTAAGGTTTGTTGCTGCAGGGAGTAGTGAAAATTCTAAGGCCCAGGATATCATGTCTACCCATATTGTATCAGTTTCACCGGAAACAGATGTCCATGAAGCTGCAAATATAATGGCAAAAAATCAGATTAGAAGACTTCCCGTTGTTGAAAACGGAAAATTAGAAGGCATAGTGGCTATTGGAGATTTTGCAACTCAAAATATCCATGTAAATGAAGCTGGAGAAGCCCTAAGTGATATATCAAAGCCTAGTACCCCCATACATTAA
- the glsA gene encoding glutaminase A has product MQLLLNKLIEKNRAWTNYGKVADYIPELGKMDPQKLGIVVVDTGGKIYRAGDYETRFTIQSMSKPIVLLLALMDNGEEVFKKVGKEPTGDAFNSIIRLESLNPSKPLNPMINAGAIAVTSLIKGNTTEEKFNRILALFRKISKNPKLDINMEVYLSEKKTGDRNRSIAYFLRDLGILNGDVESILDLYFKQCSIEVSCEDIANMGMLLANQGIDRESGIVVASEYITQIVKTFMVTCGMYDASGEFAINVGIPSKSGVSGGIMCSVPNKMGIGVIGPALDHKGNSTAGVKVLEDLSKKLKLSIF; this is encoded by the coding sequence ATGCAGCTTTTATTAAATAAGTTAATAGAGAAGAATAGAGCTTGGACAAATTATGGAAAAGTAGCAGATTATATACCAGAGCTTGGAAAGATGGACCCACAAAAACTAGGAATTGTAGTTGTTGATACAGGGGGAAAGATCTATAGAGCCGGTGACTATGAAACAAGATTTACTATTCAAAGTATGTCTAAGCCTATAGTTTTGTTACTAGCACTAATGGATAATGGTGAAGAAGTATTTAAAAAAGTTGGTAAAGAACCCACTGGAGATGCCTTTAATTCTATAATAAGATTAGAGAGCCTTAATCCATCAAAACCACTAAATCCAATGATAAATGCTGGTGCTATAGCCGTGACTTCATTGATAAAGGGAAATACTACGGAAGAAAAATTCAACAGAATCTTAGCGTTATTTAGAAAAATATCTAAAAACCCTAAGCTTGATATCAATATGGAAGTTTACTTAAGTGAGAAAAAAACTGGAGATAGGAACCGCTCAATAGCCTATTTTCTGAGGGATTTAGGTATATTGAATGGAGATGTGGAAAGCATACTGGATTTATACTTTAAGCAATGCTCAATTGAGGTATCTTGTGAAGATATAGCAAATATGGGTATGCTTTTAGCTAATCAAGGAATTGATAGGGAAAGTGGAATTGTGGTAGCTTCTGAGTATATAACTCAAATTGTTAAGACTTTTATGGTTACATGTGGTATGTATGATGCGTCGGGGGAATTTGCTATAAATGTCGGAATCCCTTCAAAGAGTGGAGTCAGTGGAGGGATAATGTGTTCAGTTCCTAACAAGATGGGCATAGGGGTTATAGGTCCTGCCTTGGATCATAAAGGCAATAGTACGGCTGGGGTCAAGGTTTTAGAGGATTTATCAAAGAAATTGAAGTTAAGTATATTTTAG